A genomic segment from Aegilops tauschii subsp. strangulata cultivar AL8/78 chromosome 1, Aet v6.0, whole genome shotgun sequence encodes:
- the LOC141027975 gene encoding uncharacterized protein, whose product MAFANEYRDVEAHGNTKLHVIHTNDKKQVAITLAQYERHLSLQRHKIIGIDLECTVFENFLADPRYTFAGFSIDGDKKRLERVNLEVANFVDIQKEWRVPEATKELDSLGDVTGMLIDDYYNNMKKITDEEHKRWATLPLSMRHIEYAAKDAYAAYEIWNRITLTQDGLRRAKLEKEEPPKKRARSSWGWGDADW is encoded by the exons ATGGCGTTCGCCAACGAGTACAGGGACGTGGAGGCCCACGGCAACACCAAGTTGCACGTCATCCACACCAACGACAAGAAGCAGGTGGCGATCACCCTCGCGCAGTACGAGCGCCACCTCAGCCTCCAGCGCCACAAGATCATCGGCATTGATCTCGA GTGCACCGTCTTTGAAAACTTCCTCGCCGACCCCAGGTACACCTTTGCAGGCTTCTCCATCGACGGCGACAAAAAAAGGCTAGAGCGCGTCAATCTGGAGGTCGCCAACTTCGTCGACATCCAGAAGGAGTGGAGGGTGCCTGAGGCAACCAAGGAGTTGGACTCCCTTGGAGACGTCACCGGCATGCTCATCGACGACTACTACAACAACATGAAGAAGATCACCGACGAAGAGCACAAGCGCTGGGCCACCCTGCCTCTGTCCATGAGGCACATCGAGTACGCGGCAAAGGACGCCTACGCAGCGTACGAGATATGGAACCGCATCACCCTCACCCAGGACGGGCTTCGCCGTGCAAAGCTGGAGAAGGAGGAGCCCCCCAAGAAGCGCGCCAGGAGCAGCTGGGGATGGGGAGACGCTGActggtga